Proteins from a genomic interval of Salinarchaeum sp. Harcht-Bsk1:
- a CDS encoding Zn-ribbon domain-containing OB-fold protein, producing the protein MTAPQTDGGDRPAGATDPSYEEWRRSLWEDETILGQRCGDCGHATAAPKAACARCGSRDLDRIELPTEGEVWARTRIEIAPADFDGPYTVALVDLGEAKVLARLTDEFAIGDSVALTDVYEGDLGPAPVFG; encoded by the coding sequence ATGACCGCGCCACAGACCGACGGCGGTGACCGACCGGCGGGCGCGACCGATCCGAGCTACGAGGAGTGGCGCCGATCCCTCTGGGAGGACGAAACCATTCTCGGCCAGCGTTGTGGCGACTGCGGCCACGCCACCGCTGCGCCGAAGGCCGCCTGCGCACGGTGTGGCTCCCGGGACCTCGACCGGATCGAGCTTCCGACCGAAGGCGAGGTCTGGGCGCGCACCCGGATCGAGATCGCACCCGCGGATTTCGACGGACCCTACACCGTTGCACTGGTGGACCTCGGGGAGGCGAAGGTGCTCGCCCGACTCACCGACGAGTTCGCCATCGGCGACTCCGTGGCGCTGACGGACGTCTACGAGGGCGACCTCGGCCCCGCACCCGTGTTCGGCTGA
- a CDS encoding thiolase domain-containing protein, protein MSQPHVVGVGMTRFDAHDRPLAELFGEAAFAAMDDSEIERDAIDAFYLGNAMGGQIEHASHLAPQLASHVGLAGIPCQRFEDACATSSNAFKHAVEAVESGRHEAVLVGGVERCTPETGIDTAEMTTQFATAMHELYEQPVGLSFPGVFGLLTDRHMHEFGTTEEHLAEVAVKNHFHGSLNPDAQHGREITVEDVLDSPVVASPFRLYDCCPFSDGAAALVVTNEETAERAHADGGGEPIAVQGVGHATDIVPIADKIEPGVTQAARDAAEQAYDAAGVGPGDVDVVELHDCFTGAEILATEALGFFDRGEGGPAAAEGRTRIGGELPVNPSGGLKAKGHPIGATGAAQIVELVTQLRGDAGDRQVEDPEVGLAHNLGGDTATTIVSILEVGA, encoded by the coding sequence ATGTCACAGCCACACGTCGTGGGCGTCGGCATGACGCGCTTCGACGCCCACGACCGACCGCTGGCGGAACTCTTCGGGGAAGCCGCGTTCGCGGCGATGGACGATTCGGAGATCGAGCGCGACGCGATCGACGCCTTCTACCTCGGCAACGCGATGGGCGGGCAGATCGAGCACGCGAGCCACCTCGCGCCGCAGCTGGCCAGCCACGTCGGGCTCGCGGGGATCCCCTGCCAGCGCTTCGAGGACGCCTGCGCGACCTCCTCGAACGCGTTCAAGCACGCCGTCGAGGCCGTCGAATCTGGGCGCCACGAGGCGGTCCTCGTCGGTGGCGTCGAGCGCTGCACCCCCGAGACCGGCATCGACACCGCCGAGATGACGACCCAGTTCGCGACGGCGATGCACGAGCTGTACGAACAGCCCGTCGGACTGTCCTTCCCGGGCGTGTTCGGCCTCCTGACCGATCGCCACATGCACGAGTTCGGGACGACCGAGGAGCACCTCGCCGAGGTGGCCGTGAAGAACCACTTCCACGGCTCGCTCAATCCCGACGCCCAGCACGGGCGCGAGATCACCGTCGAGGACGTGCTCGACAGCCCCGTGGTCGCCTCGCCGTTCCGCCTCTACGACTGCTGTCCGTTCAGCGACGGCGCGGCGGCGCTCGTCGTCACGAACGAGGAGACTGCCGAGCGCGCACACGCCGACGGCGGAGGGGAACCGATCGCAGTGCAGGGCGTCGGTCACGCGACGGATATCGTCCCGATCGCAGACAAGATCGAGCCGGGCGTCACCCAGGCCGCACGCGACGCCGCCGAACAGGCCTACGACGCCGCGGGCGTCGGTCCCGGCGACGTCGACGTCGTCGAACTCCACGACTGCTTCACCGGCGCGGAGATCCTCGCGACGGAGGCGCTGGGCTTCTTCGATCGAGGAGAGGGCGGCCCGGCGGCCGCCGAGGGCCGGACCCGTATCGGGGGCGAACTCCCCGTCAACCCCAGCGGCGGCCTGAAGGCCAAGGGCCACCCGATCGGCGCGACTGGGGCCGCCCAGATCGTCGAACTCGTCACGCAGCTCCGAGGAGACGCCGGCGACCGCCAGGTCGAGGATCCCGAGGTCGGCCTCGCGCACAACCTGGGTGGCGACACCGCCACGACGATCGTCTCGATCCTGGAGGTGGGAGCATGA
- a CDS encoding inorganic diphosphatase, with the protein MVNLWEDLETGPNPPEEIYAVVECLKGERNKYEYDKDVPGVVLDRVLHSNVHYPSDYGFLPRSYYDDEDPFDVLVLVEDQTFPGCVIEARPVALMGMDDDGEQDDKVIAVPTEDPRYDHVQDVEDLTDQQKAEIAEFFETYKNLEEGKEVETLGWEDADAAKDAIEHSMELYDEHFDSPRN; encoded by the coding sequence ATGGTCAATCTCTGGGAAGACCTCGAGACGGGGCCGAACCCGCCCGAGGAGATCTACGCGGTCGTCGAGTGTCTCAAGGGCGAGCGAAACAAGTACGAGTACGACAAGGACGTGCCCGGCGTGGTGCTCGATCGCGTCCTGCACTCCAACGTCCACTACCCGAGCGACTACGGCTTCCTCCCCCGGTCGTACTACGACGACGAGGACCCCTTCGACGTGCTCGTCCTCGTCGAGGACCAGACGTTCCCCGGGTGCGTCATCGAGGCCCGCCCCGTCGCGCTGATGGGCATGGACGACGACGGCGAGCAGGACGACAAGGTCATCGCCGTCCCCACCGAGGACCCACGCTACGACCACGTCCAGGACGTCGAGGACCTCACCGACCAGCAGAAGGCCGAGATCGCCGAGTTCTTCGAGACCTACAAGAACCTCGAGGAGGGCAAGGAAGTCGAGACGCTGGGCTGGGAGGACGCCGACGCCGCCAAGGACGCCATCGAGCACTCGATGGAGCTCTACGACGAGCACTTCGACAGCCCGCGCAACTGA
- a CDS encoding PadR family transcriptional regulator, producing the protein MAEAQAVDGATARDLTAFQRHILTILAEEPMYGLAIKRELEAYYDDEVNHGRLYPNLDDLVEIGFVSKSELDKRTNQYELTDAGYAAVIDQLTWSLDRIVTDEQRADEVRAIVDDALEQ; encoded by the coding sequence ATGGCAGAGGCCCAGGCGGTGGACGGTGCGACGGCACGCGATCTGACTGCGTTCCAGCGACACATCCTGACGATCCTGGCCGAGGAGCCGATGTACGGACTCGCGATCAAGCGCGAACTCGAGGCGTACTACGACGACGAGGTCAATCACGGTCGCCTCTACCCCAACCTCGACGACCTCGTCGAGATCGGCTTCGTCTCCAAGAGCGAACTCGACAAGCGCACGAACCAGTACGAGCTGACCGACGCCGGCTACGCCGCCGTAATCGACCAGCTCACCTGGTCGCTCGACCGGATCGTCACCGACGAGCAACGGGCCGACGAGGTCCGCGCGATCGTCGACGACGCACTCGAACAGTAA
- the rnhA gene encoding ribonuclease HI encodes MPVLECDVERARARLAEAGATVESGNTEHERWRATLGEATAVAYDDKVVIQGSRPSDVQAVLAEDEGGAAEVYFDGASRGNPGPAAIGYVIANDGGIVAEGGETIGSTTNNRAEYEALIRALEVTESYGFDDVDVYGDSELVLKQLRGEYDVNVPELRERRVRAMELLESFDEWVLQHVPRELNDRADALANEALDDA; translated from the coding sequence ATGCCCGTACTGGAGTGCGACGTGGAGCGCGCGCGAGCCAGGCTCGCCGAGGCCGGCGCGACCGTCGAGTCCGGCAACACCGAGCACGAGCGCTGGCGCGCGACGCTCGGTGAGGCGACGGCGGTCGCCTACGACGACAAGGTCGTGATCCAGGGATCCCGTCCGAGCGACGTGCAGGCCGTCCTCGCCGAAGACGAGGGCGGCGCCGCGGAAGTCTATTTCGACGGTGCGAGCCGCGGCAACCCCGGTCCGGCGGCGATCGGCTACGTGATCGCCAACGACGGCGGGATCGTCGCGGAGGGCGGCGAGACGATCGGCAGCACCACGAACAACCGCGCGGAGTACGAGGCGCTGATCCGCGCGCTGGAGGTCACCGAGAGCTACGGCTTCGACGACGTCGACGTGTACGGCGACTCCGAACTCGTGCTCAAACAGCTCCGGGGCGAGTACGACGTGAACGTCCCGGAGCTCAGGGAGCGCCGGGTCCGCGCGATGGAGCTGCTCGAGAGCTTCGACGAGTGGGTCCTCCAGCACGTCCCCCGCGAACTCAACGACCGCGCCGACGCGCTCGCCAACGAGGCCCTCGACGATGCCTGA
- a CDS encoding transcription initiation factor IIB family protein, which translates to MTRSTRQRERETEQSSEEETVRECPECGSEDLVKSSDRGELVCDDCGLVVEEEQIDPGPEWRAFNHQERQEKSRVGAPTTQTMHDKGLTTTIDWKDKDAYGRSISSKKRSQMHRLRKWQERIRTKDAGERNLQFALSEIDRMASALGVPRSVREVASVIYRRALKEDLIRGRSIEGVATAALYAACRKEGIPRSLEEISEVSRVERKEIGRTYRYISQELGLEMKPVDPKKYVPRFCSELELSEEVQSKANEIIEKTAEEGLLSGKSPTGYAAAAIYAASLLCNEKKTQREVADVAQVTEVTIRNRYQEQIEAMGIHS; encoded by the coding sequence ATGACACGGTCTACCCGCCAACGGGAGCGCGAGACGGAGCAATCTTCTGAGGAAGAGACCGTACGGGAGTGTCCCGAGTGTGGTTCCGAGGATCTCGTCAAGAGTTCCGACCGGGGCGAACTCGTCTGTGACGACTGTGGGCTGGTCGTCGAAGAAGAGCAGATCGACCCCGGCCCCGAGTGGCGGGCGTTCAACCACCAGGAACGTCAGGAGAAATCGCGGGTGGGCGCGCCGACCACCCAGACGATGCACGACAAGGGCCTGACGACGACCATCGACTGGAAGGACAAGGACGCCTACGGCCGCTCCATCTCTTCGAAGAAGCGCAGCCAGATGCACCGCCTGCGGAAGTGGCAAGAGCGCATCCGAACCAAGGACGCCGGCGAACGCAACCTCCAGTTCGCCCTCTCCGAGATCGACCGGATGGCCTCCGCGCTGGGCGTGCCCCGTTCCGTACGGGAGGTCGCCTCCGTGATCTACCGCCGGGCGCTCAAGGAGGACCTTATCCGCGGCCGATCGATCGAGGGCGTCGCCACGGCCGCCCTCTATGCCGCCTGCCGCAAGGAGGGCATCCCGCGCAGCCTCGAGGAGATTTCGGAGGTCTCGCGGGTCGAGCGCAAGGAGATCGGCCGTACCTATCGCTACATCTCCCAGGAACTCGGCCTGGAGATGAAGCCCGTCGACCCCAAGAAGTACGTCCCGCGGTTCTGCTCGGAACTCGAACTCAGCGAAGAGGTCCAGTCCAAGGCCAACGAGATCATCGAGAAGACCGCCGAGGAGGGCCTGCTGTCGGGCAAGTCGCCCACGGGCTACGCCGCCGCGGCGATCTACGCCGCCTCCCTGCTCTGTAACGAGAAGAAGACCCAGCGCGAGGTCGCCGACGTCGCGCAGGTCACCGAGGTCACGATCCGCAATCGGTACCAGGAGCAGATCGAGGCGATGGGGATCCACAGCTAG
- a CDS encoding M48 family metallopeptidase, giving the protein MLAAHVVLVGLLVGTTALFSALSILNVRYGARAIRENADWLAEELGVEDPEEILGYQRARTGASLLQTWVSLALLLGALYAGVFTAAVDALADTGLDPILQGVVFVGGLLVAQRVVVVPFSAYSTFAIEEIFGFNEQSPRLWLKDQLLGLAIGLVIVLPLAGVLFWLIETFATPIWVGAGWALVIGVGLLMQILYPRVIAPLFNDFEPLEDEAAREAIEDLFEQAGFAASGIYTMDASRRSTHLNAYFIGFGSTKRVVLFDTLLEELSTPELEGVLAHELAHWKFNHIWKRVGASALQMGVVFAVFGWLLGTDWVPELFSLPAEATYAHLIVALLFVYPILELSAPLLNQLSLAHEREADGYAVDQLGAAEPMVGALATLASENLANPFPHPWYAAFTQSHPPIPERMRLVRERVSEGSGDVSVDAEPAADD; this is encoded by the coding sequence ATGCTCGCCGCACACGTCGTCCTGGTCGGGCTCCTCGTGGGGACGACCGCGCTCTTCTCGGCGCTCTCGATCCTGAACGTCCGCTACGGTGCCCGGGCGATCCGGGAGAACGCCGACTGGCTCGCCGAAGAACTGGGCGTCGAGGATCCGGAGGAGATCCTCGGCTACCAGCGCGCCCGCACCGGCGCATCCCTGCTCCAGACGTGGGTCTCCCTCGCGCTCCTGCTCGGGGCGCTCTACGCGGGCGTGTTCACCGCCGCCGTCGACGCGCTCGCTGACACCGGTCTCGACCCGATCCTCCAGGGCGTCGTCTTCGTCGGCGGCCTGCTCGTCGCCCAGCGCGTCGTCGTCGTGCCCTTCTCGGCGTACTCGACGTTCGCGATCGAGGAGATCTTCGGCTTCAACGAGCAGTCGCCGCGGCTCTGGCTCAAGGACCAGCTCCTCGGCCTCGCCATCGGGCTCGTCATCGTGCTCCCGCTCGCGGGCGTCCTCTTCTGGCTCATCGAGACGTTCGCGACGCCGATCTGGGTCGGCGCGGGCTGGGCGCTCGTGATCGGCGTCGGGCTGCTGATGCAGATCCTCTACCCCCGCGTCATCGCGCCGCTGTTCAACGACTTCGAGCCGCTGGAGGACGAGGCGGCCCGCGAGGCGATCGAGGACCTCTTCGAGCAGGCCGGCTTCGCCGCTTCCGGCATCTACACGATGGACGCGAGCCGGCGCTCGACGCACCTCAACGCCTACTTCATCGGCTTCGGCTCGACGAAGCGCGTCGTCCTGTTCGACACCCTGCTCGAGGAGCTCTCGACGCCGGAACTCGAGGGCGTCCTCGCCCACGAGCTCGCCCACTGGAAGTTCAACCACATCTGGAAGCGCGTCGGCGCCAGCGCCCTCCAGATGGGCGTGGTGTTCGCCGTGTTCGGCTGGCTGCTCGGGACCGACTGGGTGCCCGAACTGTTCTCCCTGCCCGCAGAAGCGACCTACGCGCACCTGATCGTCGCCCTGCTGTTCGTCTACCCGATCCTCGAACTCTCCGCGCCCCTGTTGAACCAGCTCTCCCTCGCCCACGAGCGCGAGGCCGACGGCTACGCCGTCGACCAGCTCGGCGCCGCGGAGCCGATGGTCGGCGCGCTCGCGACGCTCGCCAGCGAGAACCTCGCGAACCCGTTCCCCCATCCCTGGTACGCCGCGTTCACCCAGAGCCACCCGCCGATCCCCGAGCGGATGCGGCTCGTGCGGGAGCGGGTGAGCGAGGGTAGTGGGGACGTGTCGGTCGATGCGGAGCCTGCGGCAGACGACTGA
- the gltB gene encoding glutamate synthase large subunit gives MTQPHAAADSARARGLADPRDGRSNCGVGVVMDLDGGTSHDVLADGLTLLENLEHRGTTGAEENTGDGAGVLIQRPDAFFTDVVDVDLPDIYAVGSFFLPQSEAARDDLTDLVEAELAAHDLDVLAWRTVPTDNADLGATALDSEPVVAQAFVAPAGDLETNGEIDLDGFDRALYVGRRDLETTVEDEQPAGHERFYVVSLDRKTVVYKGLLKGDQVADYYPDLTDERMRSTFAMVHARFSTNTLGAWHLAHPYRGIIHNGEFNTIQGNINWMRARETDLESDVLDEDGLEAIEPVINDPEQSDTASVDNALELLMEGGRDLPHALRMLIPEAWRGDEAMDEARREWYDFHASLVEPWDGPALVAATDGDRVGAVLDRNGLRPCRYDVTGDNTLIMASEAGALEPDFGDIVERGRLQPGQCFLADPEAGRIVPDEEVFEDLTDDRYGEWVADQQVDLETVASDDLEPANASADDGGPTDLRERQATFGYSHDELENLIEPMMKAGKDPIGSMGDDTPLSVLSDYNRPLFTYFKQLFAQVTNPPLDYIREELVTSMETRLGFQRNLLDESPKHANQLVADSPVLTDAETAAIRDLDENGLTSRVVDVTYEPPHDGAVDEAAVENADDAPDPEPDVLTFDGEYGAALEEAVERVREEATAAARDGVDVVVLSDRNTGEDRVPIPSLLATGAVHHHLVRNGLRNHVGLVVESGDPRQVHHVATLVGYGADAVNPYLAFETIADLVAGEDGADLDEAIAAYVGAIEDGLLKTMAKMGISTVESYQGAQIFEAVGLDSDFVAEYFEGTENRTGGIGLPEIEMDLLDRHAAAWTDADIDRYGEFEHRSDGIHHQWNPETVGTLQRAVRTGDYETYTEFAELINDQGDTLQTLRGLLEFDDEDRESIPIEEVEPVHEIVQRFSTAAMSLGSISPEAHECNSMGMNRLGAKSNTGEGGEPPERFGTEKECNVKQVASGRFGVTSHYLTSADELQIKMAQGSKPGEGGHLPGKKVNEMIAHVRYATEGVGLISPPPLHDIYSIEDLKQLIHDLKAANPEADINVKLVAEAGIGTIAAGVAKANADVVHISGHSGGTGASPKTSIKNAGLPWELGLAEANQMLVETELRDRIRVSADGGMKTGRDVAVAAMLGAEEYVFGTAALVTGGCVMARQCHKNTCPVGVATQREQLRERFPGQPEHVVNYMTFIAQELREIMAELGIETVDELVGRVDLLDQRDDVEHPKAKNVDLSEVLAEPAGDQRRKVREQTHEVDEQLDWDLIDDAEPAIEDGQAVTLDAEISNADRAVGATLSNAVVKEHGGDDLPDDLISVDLDGTAGQSFGAFLTSGVSMHLTGTANDYVGKGLSGGKITVSTPADAGYDPTENVAIGNVALYGATQGEAYVNGVAGERFAVRNSGVRAVVEGVGDHGCEYMTGGVVAVLGDTGRNFAAGMSGGIAYVFDGDGDFDDRLNTGMVELDRDLSERDEAMLRRLVENHAAYTGSDRADELLADWETVVDQFVKVMPEAYSRVLVENDAEDVRDHLPEPAAEPTPTGDSGLAASDD, from the coding sequence ATGACCCAGCCACATGCAGCGGCGGATAGCGCTCGCGCCCGCGGGCTCGCAGACCCCCGGGACGGGCGCTCGAACTGCGGCGTCGGGGTCGTGATGGACCTCGACGGGGGGACCAGCCACGACGTACTCGCCGACGGTCTCACGCTCCTCGAGAACCTCGAACATCGCGGCACGACCGGCGCAGAGGAGAACACCGGCGACGGCGCTGGCGTCCTCATCCAGCGTCCCGACGCGTTCTTCACCGACGTCGTCGACGTCGACCTCCCCGATATCTACGCGGTCGGCTCCTTCTTCCTCCCGCAGTCCGAGGCGGCCCGCGACGACCTCACCGACCTCGTCGAAGCCGAACTCGCTGCCCACGACCTCGACGTGCTGGCCTGGCGGACGGTCCCCACCGACAACGCCGACCTCGGCGCGACGGCGCTCGACTCCGAACCCGTCGTCGCGCAGGCGTTCGTCGCACCCGCTGGCGATCTCGAAACGAACGGCGAGATCGACCTCGACGGGTTCGACCGCGCGCTCTACGTCGGCCGACGCGACCTCGAGACGACGGTCGAGGACGAGCAGCCCGCGGGCCACGAGCGGTTCTACGTGGTCTCCCTGGACCGCAAGACGGTCGTCTACAAGGGCCTCCTCAAGGGCGACCAGGTCGCGGATTACTACCCCGACCTCACCGACGAGCGGATGCGCTCGACCTTCGCGATGGTCCACGCCCGCTTCTCCACGAACACCCTCGGCGCGTGGCACCTCGCCCATCCCTACCGCGGGATCATCCACAACGGCGAGTTCAACACCATCCAGGGCAACATCAACTGGATGCGGGCCCGCGAGACCGACCTCGAGAGCGACGTGCTCGACGAGGACGGCCTCGAGGCCATCGAACCCGTCATCAACGACCCCGAGCAGTCCGACACCGCGAGCGTCGACAACGCCCTCGAACTCCTGATGGAGGGCGGTCGCGACCTGCCCCACGCCCTCCGGATGCTCATCCCCGAGGCGTGGCGCGGCGACGAGGCCATGGACGAGGCGCGCCGCGAGTGGTACGACTTCCACGCCTCTCTGGTCGAGCCCTGGGACGGCCCCGCGCTGGTCGCCGCCACCGACGGCGACCGCGTCGGCGCCGTCCTCGACCGCAACGGGCTGCGACCCTGCCGGTACGACGTGACCGGGGACAACACCCTGATCATGGCCAGCGAGGCCGGCGCGCTCGAACCGGACTTCGGCGACATCGTCGAGCGCGGTCGGCTCCAGCCCGGCCAGTGCTTCCTCGCCGACCCCGAGGCTGGCCGCATCGTCCCCGACGAGGAGGTCTTCGAGGACCTCACCGACGACCGCTACGGCGAGTGGGTCGCCGACCAGCAGGTCGACCTCGAGACCGTCGCGAGCGACGACCTCGAACCCGCGAACGCCAGCGCCGACGACGGCGGGCCGACGGACCTCCGCGAGCGCCAGGCGACCTTCGGCTACAGCCACGACGAACTCGAGAACCTCATCGAGCCGATGATGAAGGCGGGCAAGGACCCGATCGGTTCGATGGGCGACGACACGCCGCTGTCGGTGCTCTCGGACTACAATCGCCCGCTCTTTACGTACTTCAAGCAGCTGTTCGCGCAGGTCACCAACCCGCCGCTGGACTACATTCGCGAGGAACTCGTCACCTCGATGGAGACCCGACTCGGGTTCCAGCGCAACCTCCTCGACGAGTCCCCGAAGCACGCGAACCAGCTGGTGGCGGACTCGCCCGTGCTGACCGACGCGGAGACGGCCGCGATCAGGGACCTCGACGAGAACGGCCTCACCTCGCGGGTCGTCGACGTCACCTACGAGCCGCCCCACGACGGGGCGGTCGACGAGGCGGCTGTCGAGAACGCAGACGACGCACCCGACCCCGAGCCAGACGTGCTCACCTTCGATGGCGAGTACGGTGCCGCGCTGGAGGAAGCGGTCGAGCGCGTCCGCGAGGAGGCGACCGCTGCCGCGAGGGACGGCGTCGACGTCGTCGTGCTCTCCGATCGGAACACCGGCGAGGACCGGGTGCCGATCCCGAGCCTGCTCGCGACCGGCGCAGTCCACCACCACCTCGTTCGGAACGGACTGCGCAACCACGTGGGACTCGTCGTCGAGTCCGGCGACCCCCGGCAGGTCCACCACGTCGCGACGCTCGTTGGGTACGGCGCCGACGCGGTGAACCCCTACCTCGCGTTCGAGACGATCGCCGACCTCGTCGCCGGCGAGGACGGCGCGGACCTCGACGAGGCGATCGCCGCGTACGTCGGTGCGATCGAGGACGGCCTGCTGAAGACGATGGCGAAGATGGGCATCTCGACGGTCGAGAGCTACCAGGGCGCCCAGATCTTCGAGGCCGTGGGGCTCGATTCGGACTTCGTCGCGGAGTACTTCGAGGGCACCGAGAACCGCACGGGCGGCATCGGCCTCCCCGAGATCGAGATGGACCTCCTCGATCGCCACGCCGCGGCCTGGACCGACGCCGACATCGACCGCTACGGCGAGTTCGAACATCGCTCCGACGGTATCCACCACCAGTGGAACCCCGAGACCGTCGGCACGCTCCAGCGAGCGGTCCGCACCGGCGACTACGAGACCTACACCGAGTTCGCGGAACTGATCAACGACCAGGGCGACACGCTCCAGACGCTGCGCGGCCTCCTCGAGTTCGACGACGAGGATCGCGAGAGCATTCCGATCGAGGAGGTCGAGCCCGTCCACGAGATCGTCCAGCGCTTCTCCACCGCCGCGATGAGCCTCGGTTCGATTTCGCCGGAGGCCCACGAGTGCAACTCGATGGGGATGAACCGGCTGGGTGCGAAGTCGAACACCGGCGAGGGCGGCGAGCCGCCCGAGCGCTTCGGCACGGAGAAGGAGTGCAACGTCAAGCAGGTCGCGTCGGGCCGCTTCGGCGTCACTTCGCATTACCTCACCTCCGCGGACGAACTCCAGATCAAGATGGCGCAGGGCTCCAAGCCCGGCGAGGGCGGGCACCTGCCCGGCAAGAAGGTCAACGAGATGATCGCCCACGTGCGCTACGCGACGGAGGGCGTCGGACTCATCTCGCCGCCGCCGCTGCACGACATCTACTCGATCGAGGACCTCAAGCAGCTGATTCACGACCTGAAGGCCGCCAATCCGGAGGCCGACATCAACGTCAAGCTCGTCGCCGAGGCCGGCATCGGCACCATCGCGGCGGGCGTCGCGAAGGCCAACGCCGACGTCGTCCACATCTCCGGGCACTCCGGCGGGACCGGCGCCTCGCCGAAGACCTCGATCAAGAACGCCGGCCTCCCCTGGGAGCTCGGCCTCGCCGAGGCGAACCAGATGCTCGTGGAGACGGAGCTCCGCGATCGCATCCGCGTCTCCGCCGACGGCGGGATGAAGACCGGCCGTGACGTCGCCGTCGCCGCGATGCTCGGCGCCGAGGAGTACGTCTTCGGGACCGCGGCGCTGGTGACCGGCGGCTGCGTCATGGCCCGGCAGTGTCACAAGAACACCTGCCCGGTCGGCGTCGCCACTCAGCGCGAGCAGCTCCGGGAGCGCTTCCCCGGCCAGCCCGAGCACGTCGTGAACTACATGACGTTCATCGCCCAGGAGCTCCGCGAGATCATGGCGGAGCTGGGAATCGAGACCGTCGACGAACTCGTCGGCCGCGTCGACCTCCTCGACCAGCGCGACGACGTCGAGCACCCCAAGGCCAAGAACGTCGACCTCTCGGAGGTCCTCGCCGAGCCCGCAGGGGACCAGCGCCGGAAGGTCCGCGAGCAGACCCACGAGGTCGACGAACAGCTCGACTGGGACCTCATCGACGACGCCGAGCCCGCGATCGAGGACGGCCAGGCCGTCACGCTCGACGCCGAGATCTCGAACGCGGACCGGGCGGTCGGCGCGACGCTCTCGAACGCGGTCGTGAAGGAACACGGCGGCGACGACCTGCCCGACGACCTGATCTCCGTCGACCTCGACGGGACGGCGGGCCAGAGCTTCGGCGCGTTCCTCACGTCGGGCGTCTCGATGCACCTCACCGGCACCGCGAACGACTACGTCGGCAAGGGGCTCTCCGGCGGCAAGATCACCGTCTCGACGCCCGCCGACGCCGGCTACGACCCGACCGAGAACGTCGCGATCGGCAACGTCGCACTCTACGGCGCGACCCAGGGCGAGGCGTACGTCAACGGCGTCGCTGGCGAGCGGTTCGCCGTCCGGAACTCCGGCGTCCGCGCCGTCGTCGAGGGCGTCGGCGACCACGGCTGTGAGTACATGACCGGCGGCGTCGTCGCGGTGCTGGGCGACACCGGGCGAAACTTCGCCGCTGGCATGTCCGGCGGCATCGCCTACGTCTTCGACGGCGACGGCGACTTCGACGACCGACTCAACACCGGGATGGTCGAACTCGACCGCGACCTCTCCGAACGCGACGAGGCCATGCTCCGCCGCCTCGTCGAGAACCACGCCGCCTACACCGGCAGCGACCGCGCCGACGAACTCCTTGCCGACTGGGAGACCGTCGTCGACCAGTTCGTGAAGGTCATGCCCGAGGCCTACTCCCGGGTCCTGGTGGAGAACGACGCCGAAGACGTGCGAGACCACCTGCCGGAACCCGCGGCGGAACCCACGCCGACGGGCGACTCCGGGCTGGCCGCGAGCGACGACTAA